Proteins encoded by one window of Eremothecium cymbalariae DBVPG#7215 chromosome 1, complete sequence:
- the AFG3 gene encoding AAA family ATPase AFG3 (similar to Ashbya gossypii AAR025C), translating to MRKLVWPRISGFASRRQLHGSCAVNFRMTAFRSVKQPQGQGGGEGGKGRQEEDDDGSKKKRSGEGGRKEYKNVGDYLKSKDFSRSVFWTTGLTFFFYLATLPFGHDGSEQREEQILTFQDFKTRYLEKGLVSRLFVVNKYLVEAELRAEASEVQRSTGTGGGLFNVGTYGGPAVAFTIGSVDVFEEQLEETQEKLGIPHNDRIPVTYVERAPVLQYLFPFLPTLLLLGGVLYMSSRVRSGGPGGMGGGPGGMFGVGKSRAKLFNKETGIKVNFKDVAGCDEAKMEIMEFVHFLKNPDKYKALGAQIPRGAILSGAPGTGKTLLARATAGEAGVPFLSVSGSEFVEMFVGVGASRVRDLFENARKMAPAIIFVDEIDAIGKERGKGGAMGGSNDEREATLNQLLVEMDGFTARDQIVVLAGTNRPDVLDPALLRPGRFDRHIQIDAPDVEGRKAIYRVHLPRLNLQPALKTSTLDLDSFAGRLAALTPGFSGADIANACNEAALIAARHQDEYVELKHFEQAIERVIAGLEKKSRVMSSEEKKTVAYHEAGHAVCGWFLQYADPLLKVSIIPRGQGALGYAQYLPPDQYLISEEQFRHRMIMAFGGRVSEELHFPYVTSGAHDDFKKITTMAQAMVTSLGMSRKVGYLSYEQSDIGFQVNKPFSESTARKIDLEVKRIVDEAHESCKKLLIENLDNVDKVAKLLLAKEVITRDDMIELLGPRPFPEKNDAFEKYLNPKKNSIDEQPAT from the coding sequence ATGAGAAAATTGGTATGGCCTAGGATTAGCGGATTCGCCTCTCGGAGGCAACTTCATGGTTCTTGTGCAGTTAATTTCCGTATGACGGCTTTCAGGAGTGTAAAGCAACCTCAGGGACAGGGAGGGGGAGAAGGAGGGAAGGGAAGACAAgaggaggatgatgatggtagcaagaagaagaggagtGGGGAAGGTGGACGCAAGGAGTATAAAAATGTAGGAGATTATCTTAAATCTAAGGATTTTTCGCGAAGTGTGTTTTGGACGACAGGGTTAacgtttttcttttatttggCGACGCTGCCCTTCGGCCACGATGGCAGTGAGCAGCGGGAGGAGCAGATATTGACGTTTCAAGACTTCAAGACGCGGTATCTGGAGAAGGGACTGGTGAGCAGGCTGTTTGTTGTGAATAAGTACCTGGTGGAAGCGGAATTACGGGCGGAGGCGTCGGAGGTACAAAGGTCTACAGGAACTGGGGGGGGGTTATTTAATGTGGGGACTTACGGTGGGCCTGCTGTTGCTTTTACGATAGGTTCGGTGGATGTGTTTGAGGAGCAGTTAGAAGAGACACAGGAGAAGCTTGGAATACCGCATAATGATAGGATTCCTGTGACGTATGTTGAGCGTGCACCGGTGTTGCAATATTTGTTTCCGTTCTTGCCGACGCTTCTGTTGCTGGGTGGGGTGCTTTACATGTCTTCGCGTGTGCGATCGGGAGGGCCTGGAGGCATGGGGGGCGGGCCCGGTGGCATGTTTGGTGTTGGCAAGTCGCGCGCCAAGCTGTTCAACAAGGAAACGGGCATTAAGGTGAACTTTAAAGACGTGGCTGGGTGCGATGAGGCCAAGATGGAGATAATGGAGTTTGTAcactttttgaaaaaccCAGATAAGTACAAGGCCCTCGGCGCGCAGATTCCTAGAGGCGCGATCCTATCAGGTGCACCGGGTACAGGTAAGACTCTTTTGGCGAGGGCAACAGCTGGCGAAGCAGGTGTTCCCTTCCTGAGCGTTTCGGGCTCTGAGTTTGTTGAGATGTTTGTGGGTGTTGGTGCCTCCCGTGTACGTGATCTGTTTGAGAATGCAAGAAAAATGGCTCCAGCCATCATTTTTGTCGATGAAATTGATGCTATCGGTAAAGAGCGAGGCAAGGGTGGTGCAATGGGCGGTTCAAATGACGAACGTGAGGCTACACTTAACCAGTTGCTGGTTGAAATGGATGGTTTTACTGCTCGCGACCAAATCGTCGTTCTTGCTGGTACGAACCGGCCAGACGTCTTGGATCCCGCTTTGCTCAGGCCTGGAAGATTTGATAGACACATTCAAATTGATGCGCCTGATGTCGAAGGCAGAAAGGCCATATATAGAGTACACCTCCCAAGGTTGAATCTGCAGCCAGCTCTCAAAACTTCCACTCTAGATTTAGATTCATTCGCTGGTAGACTAGCTGCTCTCACACCGGGGTTTTCTGGTGCGGATATTGCAAATGCTTGTAACGAAGCTGCATTAATCGCGGCACGGCATCAAGACGAATATGTCGAGTTGAAACATTTTGAGCAGGCAATTGAAAGGGTTATTGCTGGgttggaaaaaaaatcccGTGTTATGTCCTcagaggaaaagaaaacagtaGCATACCACGAGGCAGGCCATGCAGTTTGTGGTTGGTTTCTTCAGTATGCTGACCCATTGTTAAAGGTCTCTATTATTCCTCGTGGTCAGGGTGCTCTAGGCTATGCCCAGTACTTACCACCAGATCAATACCTCATCAGCGAGGAACAATTCCGCCATAGAATGATCATGGCCTTTGGCGGCAGAGTCTCAGAAGAACTTCATTTCCCGTATGTTACCAGTGGTGCTCATGATgacttcaaaaaaattaccACTATGGCGCAAGCTATGGTCACCTCTTTGGGTATGTCCCGTAAAGTTGGCTATCTGTCTTATGAACAATCAGATATCGGTTTCCAGGTTAATAAACCTTTCAGTGAAAGCACTGCAAGAAAAATCGATTTGGAAGTAAAGAGAATAGTAGATGAAGCACATGAAAGTTGCAAAAAACTGCTGATTGAAAACTTGGACAACGTTGACAAAGTTGCCAAACTTTTACTAGCAAAGGAAGTCATCACAAGGGATGATATGATTGAATTACTAGGCCCCAGGCCTTTCCCTGAAAAAAACGAtgcttttgaaaaatatctgAACCCAAAAAAGAACAGTATTGATGAGCAACCTGCAACATAA
- the CTR1 gene encoding high-affinity Cu transporter CTR1 (similar to Ashbya gossypii AAR030W): MESSIGSLVNISSLLDSTMLRHHDMDTSSTPTMSASSTMAAHSGSHSSESATSGHGHMMMMNSYLTTSYKHYPVLFKNLTAGNGGEALGIFLLIVATAFAYKSLLFASWCLEVKWFKTVDSTPASAAPIRGGSGLKNVHNGDATVGGDKESQYNRIIPPLHHLVFDIFSPTWRDLGQDLIRLLLTAASTLLVYMLMLIAMTYVAAYIFAVVVGLALAEVFFNRVKIILLRRWDLKREIERRKNCPGGLSCSCGFHENDTRSFPEGITEIGSNDLDSGSITKDVSIVRKNNVANEKSCCCGPADPVEQEERHEREATELSKHREQGGSMNVDLMPAEKFM; this comes from the coding sequence ATGGAATCAAGTATAGGTTCGCTTGTTAATATCAGCTCCCTATTAGATTCGACTATGCTCAGGCATCACGATATGGATACTAGCTCAACACCTACTATGAGTGCCTCTTCTACGATGGCAGCGCATTCGGGTTCGCATAGTTCTGAATCCGCAACTTCGGGTCATGGCcatatgatgatgatgaattcGTATCTAACCACGAGCTATAAGCACTACCCAGTTCTCTTCAAGAATTTAACTGCAGGCAATGGCGGAGAGGCGTTGGGGATATTCTTGTTGATAGTCGCGACCGCTTTTGCGTATAAATCTCTTTTATTTGCTAGTTGGTGTTTGGAGGTCAAGTGGTTCAAGACGGTGGATAGTACACCTGCTTCAGCGGCACCAATACGCGGCGGTTCAGGTTTGAAAAATGTCCATAATGGGGATGCGACTGTTGGGGGGGACAAAGAATCACAATATAACCGAATAATCCCTCCGCTGCATCATTTGGtgtttgatatttttagtCCTACATGGAGAGACCTGGGCCAGGATCTAATCAGACTGCTGTTAACTGCCGCTTCTACTTTACTAGTCTACATGTTGATGCTTATTGCTATGACCTATGTTGCAGCGTACATatttgctgttgttgtagGACTTGCTCTTGCTGAGGTCTTTTTCAATAGGGTCAAGATCATCCTGTTGCGCAGATGGGACTTGAAGCGTGAGATTGAAAGACGAAAGAATTGTCCAGGAGGACTCAGTTGTTCTTGTGGCTTCCACGAAAATGATACCCGCAGCTTCCCTGAAGGTATCACAGAGATTGGCTCCAATGATCTGGACTCTGGCTCAATTACAAAAGATGTCTCTATTGTTCGGAAAAATAACGTTGCAAATGAAAaaagctgctgctgcggtCCTGCAGATCCTGTGGAACAGGAGGAACGTCATGAACGGGAGGCTACCGAGCTTTCAAAACATCGCGAGCAGGGCGGTAGCATGAATGTCGACTTAATGCCTGCTGAAAAGTTCATGTAA
- the MSL1 gene encoding U2 snRNP complex subunit MSL1 (similar to Ashbya gossypii AAR022W), protein MSEEAATKKPKHDVKTDISTSETTVPTLPRSTLYVSNLNDQIKLEALKSNLYLIFSTFGEVLKISMSAKLRGQAFVTLKTVDEANLAMISLRDEPFFGKPLKIQFSKSETKEL, encoded by the coding sequence ATGTCAGAAGAAGCTGCaaccaaaaaaccaaaacatGATGTAAAAACAGATATTTCAACCAGTGAAACGACGGTACCTACGTTACCTAGAAGTACGCTTTATGTTAGCAATTTGAATGATCAAATTAAACTGGAAGCTTTAAAGTCAAACCtatatttaatattttcgACTTTTGGGGAGGTGTTAAAGATTTCTATGAGTGCAAAGCTAAGAGGACAAGCGTTTGTGACTTTAAAAACTGTCGATGAAGCTAATTTGGCTATGATTTCGTTACGAGATGAACCATTTTTTGGGAAGCCACTGAAAATTCAATTCAGTAAATCAGAGACAAAGGAACTTTAA
- a CDS encoding transcription activator GCR1-like domain-containing protein (similar to Ashbya gossypii AAR023C) translates to MSLSNEISPLDITSTNIKHVNRMFQEMEVRMAHLQRQVDTLRIHVRQEHMKRKILESKLVTRFSNMAKRLTERLTESSSSDEDEHDSEDIMPFDQQMDVFESMFDNEESDSSYNESGNDSLSSEKNVTDVESEGQDVSEQRNNTASMLDTLVSSNTHDVVSHVHPNGTMMNDELVSRHASTNESSAQLSTAGYTTTGRSVVATSNHTASSATSMPPAQLVFDAHHPQEDLALLINDALNGYNGAKKRSLSNDFNQQQQQSLKKRWLSVASYARMPIFPLKPYPNSTPTPASTVATTPITNNNAVSSSSPPAGTPPHGKRYDEVDIRSKYGVSFSEKYFKVSEIWNDYIKVNEKGVSIKSLEESYSNKWRANLKKNVKKKYNRRLIVVRAIETGIKRGKSQEECIEILDGFLKQNNKAVSHFYKKSNLPKELI, encoded by the coding sequence ATGTCGCTCTCTAATGAGATTTCACCGTTGGATATAACTTCTACTAATATAAAGCATGTCAATAGAATGTTCCAGGAGATGGAAGTGAGGATGGCACATCTACAGAGACAAGTGGATACGCTACGAATACATGTAAGGCAAGAACACATGAAGAGGAAAATACTGGAATCAAAATTAGTGACGAGGTTCAGTAATATGGCCAAGAGACTGACAGAGAGACTGACAGAGAGTAGTTcaagtgatgaagatgagcACGATAGTGAGGATATAATGCCCTTTGATCAACAGATGGATGTTTTTGAGAGCATGTTCGACAATGAGGAATCGGATTCTAGCTACAACGAAAGTGGCAATGATAGTTTAAGTAGTGAGAAAAATGTCACGGATGTTGAGAGTGAGGGTCAAGACGTTAGCGAACAGAGAAATAACACTGCCAGCATGCTGGATACGTTGGTAAGTAGTAACACACATGATGTGGTATCTCATGTGCACCCAAATGGTACGATGATGAACGATGAACTAGTATCACGGCATGCATCGACCAATGAAAGTTCTGCCCAATTGTCTACAGCTGGTTATACGACAACTGGACGTAGTGTGGTGGCGACTTCTAATCATACAGCAAGTTCGGCTACTTCTATGCCGCCTGCGCAGCTGGTATTTGATGCACATCACCCTCAAGAGGATTTGGCGCTGCTAATCAATGACGCTTTGAATGGATACAATGGTGcgaaaaaaagaagtttATCCAATGATTTCaatcagcagcagcagcaatcattgaagaaaagatGGTTGTCCGTTGCTTCGTATGCTAGAATGCCTATTTTCCCGCTGAAACCATATCCCAATTCCACACCTACCCCTGCATCTACCGTGGCTACCACTCCAATAACAAATAACAATGCTgtatcttcttcctctccGCCAGCTGGAACTCCACCTCATGGTAAGAGATATGATGAAGTTGACATCAGGTCAAAATATGGAGTCtcattttctgaaaaatattttaaagtaTCTGAAATCTGGAACGACTACATAAAGGTCAATGAAAAGGGCGTCTCTATTAAGTCCCTTGAGGAATCGTACTCCAACAAATGGCGGGCtaatttgaagaaaaacgTTAAGAAGAAGTACAACAGAAGATTGATAGTTGTCAGAGCTATTGAAACAGGCATAAAGAGAGGGAAATCTCAAGAAGAATGTATCGAGATCCTTGATGGTTTTCTAAAACAGAACAATAAAGCTGTATCCCATTTCTACAAGAAGTCCAATTTACCCAAAGAACTGATATAA
- the BIM1 gene encoding microtubule-binding protein BIM1 (similar to Ashbya gossypii AAR024W): MSGLGESRTELLSWLNDLLRLDYTKVEQCGTGAAYCQIMDSIYGDLPMHRVKFDARAEYESLTNFKILQSCFTKHKIEKTVFVDRLVKCRFQDNLEFLQWLKKFWAQNKDESMYDPVSRRKSARPLSMRGPVSVQQAAVQPAHKRRSLASYPSSNTAGMSSAGSNAKLMQKVRQNGVNSIAGNNGGNEAGLGIGVVAATRVSSGGTRRPAPIAQSPLANEQMAALKAELRTANGKIEKMNEDVTQFQDAITIMERERDFYFGKLRDIEILVQSTHDLFKEGVYNDDPQELNRLIGKINQILYSTEEGFEGNHSIDGSEGIEDAGERVLGHVTDGVPPAQNLITDDETF, translated from the coding sequence ATGTCAGGGTTAGGTGAATCACGTACAGAGCTATTAAGTTGGTTAAACGACCTTTTGCGACTTGATTACACGAAAGTGGAACAATGTGGTACCGGTGCGGCATACTGTCAAATAATGGATTCAATCTACGGAGATTTGCCAATGCATCGTGTCAAATTTGATGCAAGGGCAGAATATGAATCGCTTACGAACTTTAAGATTCTACAGAGTTGTTTTACCAAACATAAGATTGAAAAGACTGTTTTTGTAGACCGTTTGGTAAAATGCAGATTTCAAGACAACTTGGAATTTTTGCAAtggttaaagaaattttggGCCCAGAATAAGGATGAATCGATGTATGATCCTGTGTCGAGGCGGAAGTCAGCGAGGCCGCTAAGTATGCGAGGGCCAGTGTCGGTACAGCAGGCTGCAGTTCAACCTGCACATAAGAGACGAAGCTTGGCGAGCTATCCGTCATCGAATACTGCAGGTATGTCATCAGCTGGCTCGAATGCTAAGCTGATGCAGAAAGTTAGACAGAATGGTGTGAACAGCATTGCAGGCAATAATGGGGGTAACGAAGCAGGGTTAGGGATAGGTGTGGTAGCGGCTACACGTGTTTCGTCTGGAGGCACTAGAAGGCCGGCTCCAATCGCCCAATCTCCTTTAGCGAACGAGCAAATGGCAGCTCTCAAAGCTGAATTGAGAACTGCAAATGGTAAGATAGAAAAAATGAATGAAGATGTTACTCAATTTCAGGATGCCATTACTATTATGGAAAGAGAACgtgatttttattttgggaAGTTGAGAGATATAGAGATTCTTGTGCAGTCCACACATGATCTCTTTAAGGAGGGAGTTTATAATGATGATCCCCAGGAATTGAACAGACTAATAGGCAAAATTaatcaaatattatattctaCAGAAGAGGGTTTTGAAGGGAATCATAGCATAGACGGCAGTGAGGGGATAGAAGATGCTGGTGAAAGGGTTTTAGGGCATGTTACAGACGGCGTTCCACCTGCTCAAAACCTCATCACTGATGATGAAACAttctaa
- the SHY1 gene encoding cytochrome oxidase assembly protein SHY1 (similar to Ashbya gossypii AAR028W), with translation MLKFKRLQANGGCFWLQFNKVNKGQFRTVKTSIVDWKPIRTTKTPEDKEQKDRKWSRRILLTLMCAIPISSLYLGNWQLRRLKWKTKLIASSEDKLSYDPIPLPKNFTADMCEDWEYRKVILKGEFQHQEEIFVGPRSKNGAKGYILFTPFVRKDTGERFLIERGWISEENVVPTKRGLPHLSVPKGDNVEVCCLVRNPMKKGRFQWDKSDPGSRVWQVPDFPQMFAVSNTAPVHLQAILDYKDHHWPENEPVTSEDTTAANKKHAWWKFWTKNNVQESQPIVSAATNPPQNSEFEFSEYQFIKAGVPIGKPPKIDLRNTHLQYMFTWYGLSFLSTVYLIVALRNSRGSAVSQTKLKSEKLLHAKRNM, from the coding sequence ATGCTTAAGTTCAAGAGGCTCCAAGCTAACGGGGGCTGTTTTTGGTTACAGTTCAATAAAGTCAATAAAGGCCAGTTTCGGACAGTAAAGACATCCATAGTCGACTGGAAACCAATCCGTACTACCAAAACTCCAGAGGATAAAGAACAGAAGGACAGAAAATGGTCAAGAAGGATATTGCTCACCTTAATGTGTGCAATTCCAATAAGTTCCTTATATTTGGGTAATTGGCAATTGCGTCGTTTGAAGTGGAAGACAAAGTTGATAGCCTCCAGCGAAGACAAGTTATCGTATGATCCTATTCCGCTGCCCAAAAACTTTACAGCAGATATGTGTGAAGACTGGGAATACCGAAAAGTGATTTTAAAGGGCGAATTCCAACACCAAGAGGAGATATTTGTTGGGCCCCGTTCCAAAAATGGTGCCAAGGGTTATATATTGTTCACGCCCTTTGTGAGAAAGGATACGGGTGAACGTTTTCTCATCGAAAGAGGATGGATTAGCGAAGAAAATGTTGTTCCAACAAAACGAGGTTTACCCCATCTATCTGTACCCAAAGGTGATAATGTGGAAGTCTGTTGTTTAGTGAGAAACCCCATGAAAAAAGGCAGGTTTCAATGGGATAAGTCCGACCCTGGGAGTCGTGTATGGCAGGTCCCGGACTTCCCCCAAATGTTTGCAGTCTCAAATACTGCCCCAGTTCATCTACAAGCCATTTTAGACTATAAAGACCACCATTGGCCTGAGAACGAACCCGTGACATCTGAAGATACCACCGCAGCAAATAAGAAGCACGCATGGTGGAAATTTTGGACTAAAAATAACGTACAAGAGAGTCAACCCATTGTTTCTGCTGCCACTAATCCCCCTCAAAATTCTGAATTCGAATTCAGTGAATACCAATTCATCAAAGCAGGTGTTCCAATTGGGAAGCCCCCAAAGATTGATCTCAGAAACACACACCTACAATACATGTTCACCTGGTATGGCTTATCCTTCCTTTCAACAGTCTACCTCATTGTCGCCTTAAGGAATTCTCGCGGCAGCGCAGTTTCCCAAACCAAGCTGAAGAGCGAAAAGTTGCTACACGCtaaaagaaatatgtaA
- the DAM1 gene encoding Dam1p (similar to Ashbya gossypii AAR029W), whose protein sequence is MFKDTGRETKTATEYRLSISSNPGSRRSSIGGSGDHAGNNGVANNNLGSNEMRDTSMVDTFLLPQIQELTDSVITLDSNFTHMNFIHESLVDLNESVSALLYGLMCNSWCVDFPNLPHDTAGELAIKKELNQLARERESLMAELHGLDNEPSAVLQEKEPNATKSKLQFAKPLHPSMFSTMMTTHNVVTEEEEDEDNTAASFVSNPTIMNLKPPTAAPTKNAAIAGPLTAHTKSMKNKRRYSILNQIRNIDITGHKSNNSIFKNTTNSAVSRTRSTTHPLPASNNEKRKSLAVSASRISNKRPQQLRPTSAVKAAATRRRHNITNPTNSGMVPHSASAATSTSHAVASRPPFR, encoded by the coding sequence ATGTTTAAAGATACTGGTCGTGAGACTAAGACGGCTACGGAATATAGACTTTCTATTTCCAGCAATCCAGGCTCAAGAAGATCATCTATTGGGGGTAGTGGGGACCATGCCGGAAACAACGGGGTAGCTAACAATAACCTCGGTAGTAATGAAATGAGAGATACTAGTATGGTGGATACGTTTTTGCTACCGCAGATTCAAGAGTTGACAGACTCGGTAATTACATTGGATTCTAATTTCACACATATGAATTTTATACATGAATCGCTTGTGGATTTAAACGAATCGGTGAGTGCGTTACTTTATGGGCTTATGTGCAATTCCTGGTGTGTCGATTTCCCTAACCTGCCACATGATACCGCAGGAGAGCTTGCTAtaaagaaggaattgaacCAGCTGGCGCGTGAACGTGAGAGTTTAATGGCGGAGTTGCATGGGCTAGACAATGAGCCGTCCGCAGTGCTTCAAGAAAAGGAACCCAATGCAACAAAATCGAAGTTACAGTTCGCAAAGCCTTTACACCCGAGTATGTTCAGTACTATGATGACCACGCATAACGTTGTTACcgaggaggaggaagacgaGGATAATACTGCTGCGTCCTTTGTTTCTAATCCAACCATAATGAATCTAAAGCCGCCAACAGCAGCACCTACGAAAAATGCTGCCATTGCGGGCCCTTTGACAGCACATACAAAATCCATGAAGAATAAGAGAAGATACTCCATCCTCAACCAAATCCGGAACATCGATATAACAGGGCATAAATCGAACAACTCGATTTTTAAGAATACCACGAATTCAGCAGTTTCCCGAACCCGCTCAACCACACATCCTCTTCCCGCGTCGAATAACGAGAAGAGAAAGTCGTTAGCTGTTAGTGCAAGCAGAATATCTAACAAGAGACCCCAGCAACTGCGACCTACCAGCGCCGTTAAAGCCGCTGctacaagaagaagacatAATATTACCAATCCCACAAACAGCGGTATGGTCCCACACAGTGCCTCGGCTGCGACCTCAACCTCTCATGCAGTAGCCAGCCGTCCACCATTTCGATGA
- the MRPS5 gene encoding mitochondrial 37S ribosomal protein uS5m (similar to Ashbya gossypii AAR027W) has protein sequence MMMTIGRVLSMPAVRPTFGAAKRQVSKITSAGSGHMETLARYYPKELLESIELGESVIPGDVQFKVSENVEFAPPYLDNFTQLHPYWDYKPGLPSPHAQGSHKIFASSWQDQPLPSKLHIPLGASLANEFGSDTMNIARGIEKQTGLNAEYISKKLTMRPLILKRVSNQTAKGKIPSFYSLVVVGDRNGMVGLGEGKSREDMAEAVKKAHWDAVRNLTYIPRYEDRTIYGDIDFRFHGVKLHMRSAKPGFGLRVNHVMFEICECAGIKDLSAKVYKSRNEMNVAKGTLQALSTAQKTLDEIAYGRGKKLVDVRKIYYSASEER, from the coding sequence atgatgatgactaTTGGACGAGTATTATCGATGCCGGCGGTAAGACCGACGTTTGGAGCAGCAAAGCGTCAAGTATCCAAAATAACATCAGCTGGTAGTGGACATATGGAAACGTTGGCAAGGTATTATCCAAAGGAGCTGCTCGAATCCATAGAGTTGGGTGAATCCGTGATTCCTGGAGACGTGCAATTCAAAGTGTCTGAAAATGTTGAATTTGCACCTCCTTACTTGGACAACTTTACGCAATTACATCCATATTGGGATTATAAACCGGGTTTACCCAGTCCGCATGCCCAAGGCTCTCATAAAATATTCGCTTCTTCGTGGCAGGATCAGCCGTTACCGTCTAAACTGCACATACCACTGGGGGCCTCGTTAGCCAATGAATTCGGCTCAGATACAATGAATATCGCACGGGGAATTGAAAAACAAACGGGGTTAAATGCTGAATACATTTCCAAAAAGCTGACTATGAGGCCcctgattttgaaaagagtATCAAACCAGACTGCAAAGGGCAAAATTCCATCATTTTATTCTCTGGTGGTTGTTGGTGATCGCAACGGTATGGTAGGTCTTGGTGAAGGCAAGTCTAGGGAAGATATGGCGGAAGCTGTTAAGAAGGCACACTGGGATGCTGTGAGAAACCTAACATATATTCCCAGATACGAGGACAGAACCATATACGGGGATATCGATTTCCGTTTCCATGGTGTCAAGCTACATATGAGATCAGCGAAACCTGGTTTTGGTCTGCGGGTAAATCATGTGATGTTCGAAATATGTGAATGTGCTGGCATCAAAGACTTGAGTGCTAAGGTTTACAAGTCAAGAAATGAAATGAATGTTGCAAAGGGTACGTTGCAAGCCCTCAGTACTGCTCAAAAGACTTTGGATGAAATTGCATACGGCCGTGGTAAGAAGCTTGTTGATGTCCGGAAGATCTACTACTCTGCATCGGAAGAACGCTAA
- a CDS encoding HMG-box domain-containing protein (similar to Ashbya gossypii AAR026W): MESNVRLPSISHILTQTPIENDATAAATVAEAAVQPRHQYSHHRAQYENSHRHMNQYTGYVPAIGYAGTPSGVSQPQPQPQSLQQPTQYRHQYLQQQHQQQQQQQALQQDGHQQQHHHHHHAHAFHHLFRHGASAIHPYSPGQRVPVEYTLNPSGQFHNDYVATPLTHSGASSSTPMSPLTPKPPESLPPVSTVGASGSSLPFPLAMGTMAGNKAGRKEGAAHIINHGSAVGGLAGRDIVAHTLDNNNDSSSSSSSSSSSSNENENENNNSNNNNHNNSSNSSAGSTRAVCAAGRTTGVAGTELNSGEDHHCGAETAECTCSHHYKHQKKTQRQYHIPRPRNAFILFRQHWHQQLFPQERIKQSERGNGSFKTNSQVSVDIGQRWRSLSSEERQQWLDLAKKEKEEHTKKYPNYKYVPTRKEKKMIITGVSNRHVTHAVKSSCQVCSSK; encoded by the coding sequence ATGGAATCTAATGTGCGTTTGCCCTCAATCTCACATATATTGACGCAGACACCCATTGAGAATGATGCGACAGCAGCTGCAACTGTTGCCGAGGCTGCTGTGCAGCCTCGGCACCAATATTCCCATCACCGGGCTCAGTATGAGAATTCACACCGGCATATGAACCAATACACAGGGTATGTCCCTGCAATCGGATATGCAGGCACCCCTAGTGGCGTGTCACAACCACAGCCACAGCCACAATCACTACAACAGCCAACACAATATCGGCATCAGTAcctgcagcagcagcatcagcagcagcagcagcagcaggctcTACAACAGGACGGACACCAACAGCAAcaccaccatcaccaccatgCGCATGCGTTTCATCATTTGTTCCGTCACGGAGCGTCTGCGATTCACCCGTACTCGCCGGGCCAGCGCGTGCCAGTAGAGTATACGTTGAACCCCAGTGGCCAATTCCACAACGATTATGTAGCGACGCCCCTGACGCATTCGGGAGCGTCTTCCTCGACACCGATGTCACCACTCACACCAAAACCCCCGGAGAGTCTTCCTCCTGTAAGTACGGTTGGTGCTTCCGGCTCATCGTTACCGTTTCCACTTGCTATGGGAACCATGGCCGGAAATAAAGCTGGAAGAAAGGAAGGTGCTGCTCACATAATCAATCATGGCTCTGCTGTGGGGGGACTTGCAGGAAGAGATATTGTTGCCCACACTCTAGACAACAACAATGatagcagcagcagcagcagcagcagcagcagcagcagcaacgagaatgaaaatgagaacaacaacagcaacaacaacaaccataataatagtagCAACAGTAGTGCAGGGAGCACTAGAGCTGTCTGTGCTGCAGGTCGCACGACAGGTGTTGCGGGTACAGAGCTAAATTCCGGTGAAGATCATCACTGCGGCGCAGAAACCGCCGAATGCACCTGCTCACACCATTACAAGCATCAGAAGAAGACACAGAGGCAGTACCACATCCCTCGCCCTCGTAACGCATTCATTCTCTTCCGTCAACATTGGCACCAGCAGCTGTTCCCACAAGAACGTATCAAGCAGTCTGAAAGAGGAAACGGCTCCTTCAAAACAAATTCACAGGTCTCTGTGGATATTGGCCAGCGTTGGCGCTCCTTATCTTCAGAGGAAAGACAGCAGTGGCTAGATCTTGCcaaaaaggagaaggaggagCACACAAAGAAATATCCTAATTATAAGTATGTTCCCAcaagaaaggaaaagaaaatgatcaTCACTGGTGTAAGCAACAGACACGTAACCCATGCTGTTAAGAGTTCATGTCAGGTTTGTTCAAGTAAGTGA